In a single window of the Veillonella sp. genome:
- the trxA gene encoding thioredoxin, with translation MSELKELKTAEYQDLVNQGGVTVIDFWAPWCGYCVRMMPIIEEIAGELEGKANFVKVNADEEPELARNLQVEVLPTFVILKDGEVVDRKIGFLPKGDLQGAIESKF, from the coding sequence ATGAGCGAATTAAAAGAATTAAAAACTGCTGAATATCAAGATTTAGTAAATCAAGGTGGCGTTACTGTTATTGATTTCTGGGCTCCATGGTGCGGTTATTGCGTACGTATGATGCCAATCATCGAAGAAATTGCAGGTGAGCTTGAAGGTAAAGCTAACTTTGTAAAAGTAAATGCTGACGAAGAACCAGAATTAGCTCGTAATTTACAAGTTGAAGTATTGCCTACATTTGTTATCCTAAAAGATGGCGAAGTAGTAGACCGTAAAATTGGCTTCTTGCCAAAAGGCGATCTTCAAGGTGCTATTGAATCTAAATTCTAA